Part of the Labilibaculum antarcticum genome, ATTCCTCCATCATTAGTAGCATCCAAACCAATTATGCCAGCCAAGTTAGAATTTGAATTTTCATTCCATACTTTCAATATCTTATCAACTGCATTATCAGCTAAATAATCATCTGAATCAATGCAAACATTTAATTCAGTATCAATTAATTCATAAGCTGAATTATGAGCTCCATGCATACCCTGATTTTCCTGATAGTAATATCGAATTTCTATTATTCCTTCCTTAATCCACGAATGAACAACCTGCTTTGTATCGTCATAACTACCATCATCTACGATTAACCATTTGAATGAACGATTCGATTGCTTTTTTAAACTCTCGTATAAACGCAACAAAAGATGTGATCTATTATAACTTGGAGTAAAAATGGTAATTTGTTTCATAAAATAACAATAGAATAAAAATTAAAACTTACCTGATTACAAACTTAATACAATAATTTATTTGTGTTCTAAATACCTTTATTTACTAATATAGTACAGAACATATGTAAAGCTAAAATAGCCAAGTATAACAAGTCCGGTAATAGAATATTGATATCTAAACATTTTGTATTTTAAAAGTGGATAAATTATAACTATTGCCATCATAAACCACGATAGATAAGCAAAACGATTGGAAAAGCTGGCACGAATCACCATTATCCAAAAAGCATTACTGATTAAATACGTATTAAAAATTTGGTGATAAAATTTATCTTTAAAATTGTATCTGAAAATATATAGATATCCAGCAAATACAGCCATAAAACTGTATAGTAAAAAATCCCATCGAAAACCTGTGCTACTAAACTGATCAGCATATTCTGTCGATGTTAAATAACCAGCCAAACGATCGTCACCAAATCCTAAACTTGAAAAAAGATTAACCCACACTCCGCCCATAGTTACAGATAAAACAATAGATAAAAACCAGAACCATAAATAGTATTTAGGCTTATTATATAAAAAAGTGAGTCCTAATGCAACTAAAGGCAACAACATCGATTTATGGAATAGTACGGAAAGTATGAGTATTCCGAGCATCTTTATAGGGTGCGACCTGTAAGACAATCCCCAAATAAATAAGGAAGTTCCTAAACCAGCTCGAATCCCATTTGTTCCATACGTCCAAAACGACATACTAGCAATATAAATAAGCAAGGCTAAAAAATAATGATTAGGATGCCAACGTTTAAGTGCTAAAAATGGAGGTATTAAGTATAGCATTGCACAAACAAGGAAAAAAACATTTAAGCTTACCACTTTTGATACCGCTTTCATAAACAACCAAAAGCCTAAATCGCTAGAATGCAGAAATGCCCCACCATTTTCAAAGTGTAAAAAATAACGTTCGTAGGTTCTCATATCACCAAAGTACTTACCACTTACCGGACGTAATCCCATATATAAAATAACAAAAAACAAAATAGCAAGAGCTGCAATACTATT contains:
- a CDS encoding EpsG family protein, with protein sequence MFGIPLSFYTEFFYNIILLFVIVTLVHTYVNQGGELVCYRFNSIAALAILFFVILYMGLRPVSGKYFGDMRTYERYFLHFENGGAFLHSSDLGFWLFMKAVSKVVSLNVFFLVCAMLYLIPPFLALKRWHPNHYFLALLIYIASMSFWTYGTNGIRAGLGTSLFIWGLSYRSHPIKMLGILILSVLFHKSMLLPLVALGLTFLYNKPKYYLWFWFLSIVLSVTMGGVWVNLFSSLGFGDDRLAGYLTSTEYADQFSSTGFRWDFLLYSFMAVFAGYLYIFRYNFKDKFYHQIFNTYLISNAFWIMVIRASFSNRFAYLSWFMMAIVIIYPLLKYKMFRYQYSITGLVILGYFSFTYVLYYISK